A single genomic interval of Streptomyces showdoensis harbors:
- a CDS encoding DUF5998 family protein, with product MAKTGTTTQGLRAAIERSGYYPALVAEAVESAVGGEAVSSYVVHQETTFDANEVRRHVTVLVLTAHRFIVSHTDEQAADTSSPTPYATTSTESVKLDRISSIVVSRVVANPESYTPGTLPREVVLTIGWGAVSRIDLEPAACGDPNCDADHGYTGNSTADDLSLRVSDAGDGPDTVRQTLAFAQALSEATADTAVSR from the coding sequence ATGGCAAAGACCGGTACGACGACCCAGGGGCTGCGCGCGGCGATCGAGCGCAGCGGCTACTACCCGGCCCTCGTGGCCGAGGCGGTGGAGTCCGCCGTCGGCGGCGAGGCCGTCTCGTCGTACGTGGTCCACCAGGAGACCACCTTCGACGCGAACGAGGTCCGCCGCCACGTCACCGTCCTCGTCCTGACGGCCCACCGCTTCATCGTCAGCCACACCGACGAGCAGGCCGCCGACACCAGCTCCCCGACGCCGTACGCCACGACCTCCACCGAGTCCGTGAAGCTCGACCGGATCTCCTCGATCGTCGTCAGCCGCGTCGTCGCCAACCCGGAGTCGTACACCCCGGGCACCCTGCCCCGCGAGGTCGTCCTGACCATCGGCTGGGGCGCCGTCTCCCGCATCGACCTGGAACCCGCCGCCTGCGGCGACCCCAACTGCGACGCCGACCACGGCTACACCGGCAACTCCACCGCCGACGACCTCAGCCTCCGCGTCAGCGACGCCGGCGACGGCCCGGACACCGTCCGCCAGACCCTGGCCTTCGCCCAGGCGCTCTCCGAAGCCACCGCGGACACCGCGGTCAGCCGCTGA
- a CDS encoding bifunctional GNAT family N-acetyltransferase/acetate--CoA ligase family protein — MQSASEQSEQPEHAYPDHWEADVVLRDGGTARIRPITADDAERLVSFYEQVSDESKYYRFFAPYPRLSAKDVHRFTHHDFVDRVGLAATVGGDFIATVRYDRINAQGRPASAPADEAEVAFLVQDAHQGRGVASALLEHIAAVARERGIRRFVAEVLPANTKMIKVFTDAGYTQKRSFEDGSVRLHLDLEPTDRSLAVQRAREQRAEARSVQRLLTPGSVAVIGVGRAPGGVGRAVLRNLLDAGYTGRVHAVNSALGEGRHELEGVPAFRGVADIGEDVDLAVVAVPAERVPDVVADCGEHGVRGLVVLSAGYAESGAEGRERQRALVRQARSYGMRIIGPNAFGIINTAESVRLNASLAPQMPTAGRIGLFTQSGAIGIALLAGLHRRGAGLSAFLSAGNRADVSGNDLLQHWYDDPATDVVLLYLESIGNPRKFTRLARRTAAVKPVVVVKGARHSGSAPPGHRVPVTRIPHATVSALLRQAGVIRVDTVTELVDAGLLLADQPLPAGPRVAILGNSESLGLLTYDACLTEGLRPLRPLDLTTGATPADFRTALAAALADDACDAVVVTAIPWVGENGATESGDGEVLAAALRSAVAGAEGTAKPVVVVHVEMGALAEALAEATRTRPTGGRAGQAAGAPGTPAASGTAPAQAPALPPAQAISVPQAPPAPPGPQAPPGPQAPPGTADPSVRGDRAEYAEQPEPARGPEPPAARPIPAYPAAERAVRALAESVRYAQWRRQAAADPGRVPEFDTIDEAGAALLVERALGEEGADPRGVTLDTEGTRQLLGRYGIGVLPTLPAPTPDEAVRAAARLGFPVALKTTAPHLRHRPDLGGVRLDLATEEQLRTAYAELTEALGKPEELQPVVQAMVPRGVDTVVRAAIDPAVGAVLSFGLAGAASELLGDMSHRLVPATDRDAAELVRSIRTAPLLFGWRGSAPVDTPALEELLLRVSRLVDDHPEVVAISLEPVVVAPRGLSVLGATVRLAPPPPRTDLGPRHLPSYQ, encoded by the coding sequence ATGCAGAGCGCGTCGGAACAGTCCGAACAGCCGGAACACGCGTATCCCGACCACTGGGAAGCGGACGTGGTCCTCCGCGACGGCGGCACCGCGCGCATCCGGCCGATCACCGCCGACGACGCCGAGCGGCTGGTCAGCTTCTACGAGCAGGTCTCGGACGAATCGAAGTACTACCGCTTCTTCGCGCCCTACCCGCGGCTCTCCGCCAAGGACGTGCACCGCTTCACCCACCACGACTTCGTGGACCGGGTGGGCCTCGCGGCCACGGTGGGCGGGGACTTCATCGCCACCGTGCGCTACGACCGCATCAACGCCCAGGGACGCCCCGCCTCGGCCCCGGCCGACGAGGCCGAGGTCGCCTTCCTCGTCCAGGACGCCCACCAGGGGCGCGGGGTCGCCTCCGCCCTGCTGGAGCACATCGCGGCGGTCGCGCGGGAGCGCGGCATCCGCCGGTTCGTCGCCGAGGTGCTGCCCGCGAACACCAAGATGATCAAGGTGTTCACGGACGCCGGCTACACCCAGAAGCGCAGCTTCGAGGACGGCTCCGTCCGCCTCCACCTCGACCTGGAGCCCACCGACCGCTCCCTCGCCGTCCAGCGCGCCCGCGAGCAGCGCGCCGAGGCCCGGTCCGTGCAGCGGCTCCTCACGCCCGGCTCCGTCGCCGTGATCGGCGTGGGGCGCGCCCCCGGCGGGGTCGGCAGGGCCGTACTGCGCAATCTCCTCGACGCCGGCTACACCGGCCGCGTCCACGCCGTGAACAGCGCCCTGGGGGAGGGACGGCACGAGCTCGAGGGCGTCCCCGCCTTCCGCGGCGTCGCCGACATCGGCGAGGACGTCGACCTCGCCGTCGTCGCCGTCCCCGCCGAACGGGTCCCCGACGTCGTCGCCGACTGCGGCGAGCACGGGGTGCGGGGCCTGGTCGTCCTCTCCGCCGGATACGCCGAGAGCGGGGCCGAGGGCCGCGAGCGCCAGCGCGCCCTGGTCCGCCAGGCCCGCTCGTACGGCATGCGGATCATCGGGCCGAACGCCTTCGGGATCATCAATACGGCCGAGTCCGTCCGGCTGAACGCCTCGCTGGCCCCGCAGATGCCGACCGCCGGACGCATCGGGCTCTTCACCCAGTCCGGCGCCATCGGCATCGCCCTGCTCGCCGGACTGCACCGGCGCGGCGCCGGACTCTCCGCCTTCCTCTCCGCCGGCAACCGGGCCGACGTCTCCGGCAACGACCTCCTCCAGCACTGGTACGACGACCCCGCGACCGACGTCGTCCTCCTCTACCTGGAGTCGATCGGCAACCCCCGGAAGTTCACCCGGCTCGCCCGCCGCACCGCCGCCGTCAAGCCGGTCGTCGTCGTCAAGGGCGCCCGGCACAGCGGCAGCGCCCCGCCCGGCCACCGCGTCCCGGTCACCCGCATCCCGCACGCCACCGTCTCCGCGCTGCTCCGGCAGGCCGGCGTCATCCGGGTCGACACCGTCACCGAACTCGTCGACGCGGGCCTCCTCCTCGCCGACCAGCCCCTGCCCGCCGGCCCCCGGGTCGCCATCCTCGGCAACTCCGAGTCCCTCGGGCTGCTCACCTACGACGCCTGCCTCACCGAGGGCCTGCGCCCGCTGCGGCCCCTCGACCTCACCACCGGGGCCACCCCGGCCGACTTCCGCACCGCGCTCGCCGCCGCCCTCGCGGACGACGCCTGCGACGCCGTGGTCGTCACCGCCATCCCCTGGGTCGGCGAGAACGGCGCCACCGAGTCCGGCGACGGCGAGGTCCTGGCCGCCGCCCTCCGCTCCGCCGTCGCGGGCGCCGAGGGCACGGCCAAGCCGGTGGTCGTCGTCCACGTGGAGATGGGCGCCCTGGCCGAAGCCCTGGCGGAGGCGACCCGCACCCGGCCGACCGGCGGCCGGGCCGGGCAGGCGGCAGGGGCACCGGGGACACCCGCGGCGTCCGGCACCGCGCCCGCCCAGGCGCCCGCCCTGCCCCCCGCCCAAGCCATCTCCGTACCGCAGGCACCGCCGGCACCGCCTGGACCACAGGCACCGCCTGGACCACAGGCACCGCCGGGAACGGCCGACCCGTCCGTACGGGGCGACCGCGCCGAGTACGCCGAGCAGCCCGAGCCCGCCCGGGGGCCCGAGCCCCCCGCCGCCCGCCCCATCCCCGCCTACCCCGCCGCCGAACGGGCCGTACGCGCCCTCGCGGAGTCCGTGCGCTACGCGCAGTGGCGCCGCCAGGCCGCCGCCGACCCCGGGCGGGTGCCCGAGTTCGACACCATCGACGAGGCGGGGGCCGCCCTGCTCGTCGAGCGGGCCCTCGGCGAGGAGGGCGCCGACCCGCGCGGGGTCACCCTCGACACCGAGGGGACGAGGCAGCTCCTCGGGCGGTACGGGATCGGCGTCCTGCCCACGCTGCCCGCGCCCACCCCCGACGAGGCCGTCCGCGCCGCCGCCCGGCTCGGCTTCCCCGTCGCCCTCAAGACCACGGCACCGCACCTGCGCCACCGCCCCGACCTCGGCGGCGTCCGGCTCGACCTGGCGACCGAGGAACAGCTCCGCACCGCGTACGCCGAGCTCACCGAGGCCCTCGGCAAGCCCGAGGAGCTCCAGCCGGTCGTCCAGGCCATGGTCCCGCGCGGGGTCGACACCGTGGTCCGCGCCGCCATCGACCCCGCCGTCGGAGCCGTCCTCTCCTTCGGCCTGGCCGGCGCCGCCTCCGAACTCCTCGGCGACATGTCCCACCGGCTCGTCCCCGCCACCGACCGGGACGCCGCCGAGCTCGTCCGCTCCATCCGCACCGCACCGCTCCTCTTCGGCTGGCGCGGCTCCGCCCCCGTCGACACCCCCGCCCTCGAAGAGCTGCTGCTCCGGGTCTCCCGGCTGGTCGACGACCACCCCGAGGTCGTCGCCATCTCCCTCGAACCCGTCGTCGTCGCCCCCCGGGGCCTCTCCGTCCTCGGCGCCACCGTCCGTCTCGCCCCGCCCCCGCCCCGCACCGATCTCGGCCCGCGCCACCTCCCGAGCTACCAGTGA